One genomic segment of Cellulophaga sp. HaHaR_3_176 includes these proteins:
- the udk gene encoding uridine kinase — MLIIGIAGGTGCGKTTVVNQIINELPIGEVGVISQDSYYNDLSHLTLQDRRKTNFDHPNSIDFELLTQHLKDLRDHKSIQQPTYSFLECNRTDETVPTHPRKVMIVEGILILTNPEIRKMFDIKIFVHADSDERLIRRLKRDVNERGWDLDDTISKYQSVIKPMHEEFIEPSKEYADIIIPNNKYNTVAVEIVKSIINEKLT; from the coding sequence ATGCTCATAATAGGAATTGCAGGCGGAACAGGCTGCGGTAAAACAACTGTAGTAAACCAAATAATAAATGAATTGCCTATTGGTGAAGTTGGTGTAATCTCTCAAGATTCATATTATAATGATTTATCTCATTTGACATTACAAGATCGAAGAAAAACAAATTTTGACCACCCAAATTCTATTGATTTTGAGCTACTAACACAGCATTTAAAAGATTTAAGAGACCATAAATCAATACAACAACCGACCTATTCTTTTTTAGAATGTAATAGAACTGACGAAACGGTGCCGACACACCCACGAAAAGTAATGATTGTTGAAGGTATTTTAATTTTAACAAACCCTGAAATTCGTAAAATGTTCGATATTAAAATATTCGTACATGCCGATTCTGATGAGCGTTTGATAAGAAGACTAAAAAGAGATGTAAATGAACGTGGTTGGGATTTAGATGATACCATTAGCAAATATCAATCTGTAATAAAACCAATGCATGAAGAGTTTATAGAACCTTCTAAAGAGTATGCAGATATTATTATACCTAATAACAAATACAATACAGTTGCTGTCGAAATTGTAAAAAGTATTATTAACGAAAAATTGACTTAA
- a CDS encoding septum formation initiator family protein, whose translation MKFKELKKKKWFTIVTNMYVLVLTIFAVWMVFFDTNSLLIHLELKKEINKLEKTKEYLKDEIAKDKIIIEKLSDKEELQKFAREEYYLKKKNEEIYLIEYQDSLKTKDENE comes from the coding sequence ATGAAATTTAAAGAACTAAAAAAGAAAAAATGGTTTACGATAGTCACCAACATGTATGTTTTGGTACTAACTATTTTTGCTGTTTGGATGGTTTTTTTTGACACAAATTCGCTTTTAATTCATTTAGAACTTAAAAAAGAAATAAATAAACTCGAAAAAACAAAAGAGTATCTAAAAGATGAAATTGCAAAGGATAAGATAATAATCGAAAAACTATCCGATAAAGAAGAGCTCCAAAAATTTGCTAGAGAAGAGTATTATTTAAAGAAAAAAAACGAAGAAATTTACTTAATAGAATATCAAGATAGCCTGAAAACGAAAGATGAAAACGAATAA
- a CDS encoding S41 family peptidase, producing the protein MNKVIYLSLFFLLALLSCQNEKRTNKNSKNSLAELNIEKFSKLELIKDYDLMITALKDIHKGIYWYSTKEQFDSIAKKQRKQIKDSLNAIEFYNIITPIISYTKEGHYNASLSEKTTDTIESNGKYLPFCIKTLNEQIYILNNYKNHKTQGLKLISINGKPIKQITKEIFKRKFSDGNIENSKYKDLDDDLFSKSYAINIEQPETFEIELSDSENNKLIKININSVSYKEFIEECRKTWNTKPFNKREPYLSLKTENNLSILNLNTFDDDDLYNQELNFKDFISNSFDKIIESNVNNLIIDIRKNTGGTEGNEDYLFSFLTNKPYNKYKYVEASIFDFRKYINYTYEDDWIETEKDLTSEHKINSEGRFLRKKDIEKQEPIKETTFSGNVYILTSSSTYSGAAEFSSLMREHTNAIFIGEEVGGGYFGNTSGYGLDLILPNTEIEIHIPILQFVLDVEKGIFGRGVIPDFKITQTIKEHLNGIDAEMKFAKNKIE; encoded by the coding sequence ATGAATAAAGTAATCTACTTATCTCTTTTCTTTTTATTGGCTTTACTTTCCTGTCAAAACGAAAAAAGAACTAACAAAAATTCGAAAAATTCATTAGCTGAACTTAATATCGAAAAATTCTCTAAACTCGAACTTATCAAGGATTACGATTTAATGATTACGGCTTTAAAAGACATCCATAAAGGAATTTATTGGTATTCAACAAAAGAACAATTTGACAGCATTGCTAAAAAGCAAAGAAAACAGATTAAAGACAGTTTAAATGCTATTGAGTTCTATAATATTATTACACCAATAATATCTTACACAAAAGAAGGGCATTATAATGCGTCTTTATCCGAAAAAACTACTGATACCATAGAAAGTAATGGCAAATATTTACCTTTTTGTATAAAAACATTAAATGAACAAATCTATATTTTAAATAATTACAAAAATCATAAAACTCAGGGGTTAAAATTGATAAGTATTAATGGCAAACCAATAAAACAAATAACAAAAGAAATATTTAAAAGAAAATTCTCAGATGGAAATATTGAAAACTCTAAATATAAAGATTTAGATGATGATTTGTTTTCTAAGAGTTATGCCATAAATATTGAGCAACCAGAAACCTTTGAAATAGAATTATCTGATAGCGAGAATAATAAATTAATTAAAATAAACATTAACTCAGTCTCATACAAAGAGTTTATTGAAGAGTGCCGAAAAACATGGAACACAAAGCCATTTAATAAAAGAGAACCTTATTTATCTTTAAAAACAGAAAATAATTTATCAATATTAAATTTAAATACTTTCGATGATGATGATCTATATAACCAGGAATTAAACTTTAAAGATTTTATATCTAATTCATTCGATAAAATAATAGAATCTAATGTCAACAATCTTATTATCGATATTAGAAAGAATACTGGTGGAACTGAAGGTAATGAAGATTATTTGTTTTCTTTCTTAACCAATAAACCCTATAATAAATATAAATATGTCGAGGCTTCAATTTTTGATTTTCGAAAATATATAAATTACACCTATGAGGACGATTGGATAGAAACCGAAAAGGACTTAACGAGTGAACATAAAATTAATTCTGAAGGAAGGTTTTTAAGAAAAAAAGATATCGAAAAACAAGAACCAATTAAAGAAACGACATTTTCAGGAAACGTATATATACTAACTAGCAGCTCTACTTATTCTGGAGCTGCTGAATTCTCTAGTTTAATGCGTGAACACACAAATGCAATTTTTATTGGAGAAGAAGTTGGAGGAGGATATTTTGGCAATACTAGTGGCTATGGACTAGATTTAATATTACCGAATACAGAAATTGAAATTCATATTCCAATATTACAATTTGTTTTGGATGTTGAAAAAGGAATATTTGGTCGTGGAGTAATCCCTGATTTTAAAATAACTCAAACAATTAAAGAACATTTGAATGGAATTGATGCAGAAATGAAATTTGCAAAAAACAAAATCGAATAA
- a CDS encoding helix-turn-helix domain-containing protein: MYEFKGKEYPCCASLTMGVIGGKWKVVILYYLIEGTLRYSELRKKMPTVTERTLSLQLKTLEEDGIIKRKVYTTKPPLKVEYSLTDFGKTLIPLIQSIANWGYSVAQ, translated from the coding sequence ATGTATGAATTTAAAGGAAAAGAATACCCATGTTGTGCTAGTTTAACAATGGGAGTAATAGGAGGTAAGTGGAAGGTAGTTATTTTATATTATCTAATTGAAGGAACATTACGTTATAGCGAGTTGCGAAAAAAAATGCCAACGGTAACAGAACGCACGTTGAGTTTACAATTAAAAACCTTGGAAGAAGATGGAATTATTAAGCGTAAAGTATATACAACAAAACCTCCATTAAAGGTAGAATATTCATTAACCGATTTCGGGAAAACATTAATTCCTTTAATTCAATCAATTGCAAATTGGGGCTATTCTGTAGCACAGTAA
- a CDS encoding methylmalonyl-CoA mutase subunit beta, translating to MKTNNSLFNDFSKVSTKQWKQKIQFDLKGKDYNEHLVWESLEGIKVKPFYNSEDIVTIQNLSSPSKTWHIAQTIYAGNAEIANKKAINALNKGAESIIFTIPSDTVHIEILLKNISLETTIVYFDFTFLSSAYITKFIALQKETTAGIFLNFDIINNLCKTGNWYTSLENDFAELLTLINKSKSITIDTTLYQNAGANTIQQLSYSLAHANEYLNRIPEAILPNITFTFKIAIGPNYFFEIAKIRALRILWKTVAQAYNANSTCHIIAIPSKRNKTLYDYNTNMLRSTTESMSAILGGANAVCNLPYDAIYHKSNNFGERIARNQLVILKEESYFDKTTNPADGSYYIENITKQISEKALDLFKNLEKAGGFLSQLKSGAIQKKIKESAQKEQDLFDTKKEILVGTNKYESSLDKMKGNLEIYPFAKNKPRKSILEPIIEKRLAEVIEQKRLEDE from the coding sequence ATGAAAACGAATAATTCTCTTTTTAATGATTTTTCTAAAGTTTCTACTAAACAGTGGAAACAAAAAATACAATTCGATTTAAAAGGGAAGGATTATAACGAGCATTTAGTTTGGGAATCTTTAGAAGGAATTAAAGTAAAACCATTTTACAACTCTGAAGATATTGTTACTATTCAAAACTTATCTTCTCCTTCTAAAACTTGGCACATTGCACAAACTATTTATGCAGGCAATGCCGAAATAGCTAATAAAAAAGCGATAAACGCTTTAAATAAAGGTGCCGAGAGTATTATTTTCACCATACCTTCTGATACTGTTCATATTGAAATTTTACTTAAAAACATATCTTTAGAAACCACCATTGTATATTTTGATTTTACATTTTTATCATCAGCATACATAACTAAGTTTATTGCTCTACAAAAAGAAACAACCGCTGGTATCTTTTTAAATTTTGATATTATAAATAACCTTTGTAAAACAGGTAATTGGTATACAAGTTTAGAAAACGATTTTGCGGAGCTGTTAACTTTAATAAATAAAAGCAAATCAATAACTATTGACACTACTTTATATCAAAATGCAGGAGCAAACACTATTCAACAATTATCCTACAGTTTAGCTCATGCTAATGAGTACTTAAATAGAATTCCAGAAGCTATTTTACCTAATATTACCTTTACATTTAAAATTGCTATTGGACCTAATTACTTTTTTGAAATTGCAAAAATCAGAGCATTACGAATACTGTGGAAAACTGTAGCACAAGCCTACAATGCAAATAGTACTTGCCACATCATAGCAATACCATCTAAAAGAAATAAAACCCTTTACGATTACAATACAAACATGCTTCGCAGTACTACAGAAAGTATGTCGGCAATATTAGGTGGCGCCAACGCTGTGTGCAACCTACCTTATGATGCTATTTACCATAAGAGTAATAATTTTGGAGAACGTATTGCTAGAAATCAATTAGTAATCTTAAAAGAAGAAAGTTATTTTGATAAAACAACAAACCCTGCAGATGGATCTTATTATATAGAAAACATTACCAAACAAATATCAGAAAAGGCTTTAGATTTATTTAAAAACCTAGAAAAAGCTGGAGGCTTCTTAAGCCAATTAAAAAGTGGCGCAATACAGAAAAAAATAAAAGAAAGCGCTCAAAAAGAACAAGATTTATTTGACACAAAAAAAGAAATTTTAGTAGGTACAAACAAATATGAATCTAGCTTAGATAAAATGAAAGGTAATTTAGAAATTTACCCTTTTGCAAAAAATAAGCCAAGAAAATCAATATTAGAGCCAATTATTGAAAAGCGTTTAGCTGAAGTTATAGAACAAAAAAGGTTAGAAGATGAATAG
- a CDS encoding IS110 family transposase: MNKYKETFGVDISKDVFDVFGNLTGHNQYKNDESGFVKFLKELPKDSLVVMEATGYYHYRLAQFLYTSKIVVSVVNPLSIKRFIQMKLAKVKTDKSDAKAICDYALINEVPIYNALTNVQSECLQLFRLLDVYLKHRTATKNKIHGEETLGIPSKYVYRSLKRNKKHLDKEVLAIELKLLSLIKQDQQEQLTLLRSVPGIGQKTALFLIVITDGFSKFEHAAQLCSYVGITPTIRESGSSVKGRSRISKVGNRKLRNLLFLCSFNACKHNKACRELYERIVNKGKSKKVALIAVANKLLKQCFAIAKSGRPYDETYVSVLPR, encoded by the coding sequence ATGAATAAATATAAAGAAACTTTTGGAGTTGACATCAGCAAAGATGTATTTGATGTTTTTGGAAATCTTACGGGCCATAATCAGTACAAAAATGATGAATCAGGATTTGTTAAGTTTCTTAAGGAATTACCTAAAGATTCATTGGTGGTTATGGAAGCTACCGGTTATTATCATTATCGCCTTGCTCAATTTTTGTATACAAGTAAAATTGTAGTTTCTGTAGTAAATCCGTTATCAATTAAACGCTTTATTCAAATGAAATTAGCAAAAGTAAAGACAGATAAGAGCGATGCTAAAGCGATATGTGACTATGCTTTAATCAATGAAGTCCCTATTTACAATGCCCTTACAAATGTACAAAGTGAATGTTTACAGTTGTTTAGATTGTTAGATGTTTATCTAAAACATCGTACAGCAACCAAGAACAAGATACACGGTGAAGAGACTTTGGGGATACCATCAAAGTATGTGTATCGTTCATTGAAACGTAATAAAAAGCATCTAGATAAAGAGGTTTTAGCTATCGAATTGAAGCTTCTATCATTAATCAAACAAGACCAGCAAGAACAACTAACTTTGCTTAGATCTGTTCCTGGAATAGGTCAAAAAACAGCTTTATTTTTAATTGTTATAACCGATGGTTTTTCAAAGTTTGAACACGCAGCACAGTTATGCAGTTACGTTGGAATTACGCCTACTATAAGGGAGTCTGGCAGTAGTGTTAAAGGTAGATCACGGATAAGTAAAGTCGGTAATAGAAAACTGCGCAATCTATTATTTTTATGTTCGTTTAATGCCTGTAAGCATAATAAAGCCTGCCGAGAACTTTATGAGCGCATAGTAAATAAAGGTAAAAGCAAGAAAGTTGCATTAATTGCTGTAGCAAATAAGCTGCTTAAACAATGCTTTGCTATTGCAAAATCAGGAAGACCGTATGATGAAACTTACGTTTCTGTATTGCCAAGATAA
- a CDS encoding doxx family protein translates to MTFKNRISQNHILAFCIGLVYVWFGVLKYFSGESPAEELAKNTINLLTYGLIPSKVSILLLALSETIIGLLLILNIYRKQVVIVALIHIAFTFTPLFLFPEESFTNSIFSFSLLGQYIFKNIVIIGALITLYKSPIITIEIEHIK, encoded by the coding sequence ATGACATTTAAAAACCGAATTTCTCAAAATCATATTCTTGCATTTTGTATTGGTTTAGTTTATGTTTGGTTTGGAGTATTAAAATACTTTTCAGGAGAAAGTCCTGCTGAAGAATTAGCAAAAAACACTATAAATTTATTGACATATGGTCTTATCCCTTCTAAAGTTTCAATACTATTATTAGCATTAAGCGAAACCATAATTGGCTTATTATTAATTTTGAATATCTATAGAAAGCAAGTAGTTATTGTTGCTTTAATTCATATAGCATTTACATTTACACCACTATTCTTATTTCCTGAAGAATCTTTTACAAATTCTATTTTTTCATTCTCTTTATTGGGTCAGTATATATTTAAAAATATTGTTATAATTGGAGCCTTAATAACACTATATAAATCTCCAATTATTACCATCGAAATTGAGCATATTAAATAA
- a CDS encoding NAD(P)H-dependent oxidoreductase has product MNTPNISKKDIINAFQFRHATKEFDVTKVLTDNDINFILQTANLSPSSFGFEPWHFVVVQDKELRELLKPVAWGAPLKLDTASHFILGLTMKAPMTKWDSDYISHMMKDVKQLPEDVIETYSTFYREFQERDFSLNTDKKLFDWAAKQTYIALGNMMTSAALVGIDSCPIEGFHEEKAEILLKEKFDIDTDKYGLSYMVAFGHRKENSAHSKSRRDFNDVVTWK; this is encoded by the coding sequence ATGAATACACCAAATATTTCAAAAAAAGATATTATCAATGCATTTCAATTTAGGCATGCCACTAAAGAATTTGATGTTACCAAAGTATTAACTGATAATGATATTAATTTCATTTTACAAACAGCTAATTTATCACCAAGCTCATTTGGCTTTGAGCCTTGGCATTTTGTAGTTGTTCAAGATAAAGAGTTACGTGAGTTATTAAAACCTGTAGCATGGGGTGCACCTTTAAAATTAGATACTGCTAGTCATTTTATTTTAGGTTTAACAATGAAAGCTCCGATGACTAAATGGGATTCTGATTACATCAGCCATATGATGAAAGATGTTAAACAATTACCTGAAGACGTTATTGAAACGTATTCTACATTTTATAGAGAGTTTCAAGAACGTGATTTCAGTTTAAATACTGATAAAAAATTATTTGACTGGGCTGCCAAACAAACATATATAGCTTTAGGTAATATGATGACTTCTGCTGCTTTAGTTGGTATTGACAGTTGCCCTATTGAAGGTTTTCATGAAGAAAAAGCAGAAATTCTTTTAAAAGAAAAATTTGATATAGATACTGATAAGTATGGTTTATCGTATATGGTTGCTTTTGGTCATAGAAAAGAAAATTCTGCTCATTCAAAATCAAGAAGAGATTTTAATGATGTTGTAACTTGGAAATAA
- a CDS encoding heparinase II/III family protein yields MNKIVIFCFIISLPSIAFSQTFLPSKTYTPPAVDLTDNVLTESELINLLDIEYSPELKDIQLDYKSGNTEIALKKLATYFKEKFSERYYFSWKEFDSRFNDYKKLYPEAEAAHLEKATLYMESYPSSAKWKAPFKNLKGEVVTNYPLRHFTRQHQAKDIALMYSYTKDKKYLNRLPDLAKSLNTAYDKRLVESIKDGNGTYEAYRGGNRMVNWLFAHQVLLASNDYTWQQQIELIRTFLHTASIFYQNHTNYVEGNHQTKGVTALALISMLFPEIKGTDKWQERAFKRIEEHLEKEVHTDGFQFERATSYHSGDILNYFYTYQLAKINHIKLRPIWESRIKGLFDALVKVAMPDKNAPALQDGGGRLGFMNISGTMALGTALFGDSGYNYFASTNVSASHYWFLQQNQLDKLKTVEKATPNISSVIFPETGYYVMRQGWKPDDLYMIINAGLTPEKPDHLHGDILGINGYANETMILPTFTVGYSDKDYPEFKNSWTKNVVQVDSILHGRGWIPNAGRTGFGSWEKLPVPKVLGWNSNLDFDFFAGSHDGYNHVGIKTYRSVYFIKDGFWIVNDQLVSDTGLHTMQQIWQGNYTSEIENKHIKSTFTNGSGLDIVQLGDVADNISQASIQEKVRSVFEKRFEGKANLITLLLPFKNKSIITNTDNFIVNGWQIFSEGKHPSKVKSDAKVILKKDSKYLFIGASEVTINKHKISTKNQKTDLWIEVSKKELSVINCGVTFVNIKCGNQTKEVKSGASFTTKNN; encoded by the coding sequence ATGAATAAGATTGTAATTTTTTGTTTTATTATCTCTTTACCTTCAATTGCATTTTCTCAAACTTTTTTGCCTTCTAAAACGTATACACCACCAGCAGTAGACCTAACAGATAATGTATTAACAGAATCGGAATTAATTAATCTATTAGATATTGAATACAGTCCTGAATTAAAAGATATTCAGTTAGATTACAAGAGTGGTAATACAGAAATAGCTCTTAAAAAATTAGCCACTTACTTTAAAGAAAAATTTTCTGAAAGATATTATTTTAGTTGGAAAGAGTTTGATTCTAGATTTAATGACTATAAAAAACTATATCCTGAAGCAGAAGCTGCACATTTAGAAAAAGCCACTCTTTATATGGAATCATATCCTTCATCTGCTAAGTGGAAAGCACCATTTAAAAACTTAAAAGGAGAGGTTGTTACTAATTATCCGTTGCGCCATTTTACACGTCAACACCAAGCAAAAGATATTGCTTTAATGTATTCTTACACTAAAGATAAAAAATACCTCAATCGTTTACCTGACCTAGCAAAATCTTTAAATACAGCATATGATAAACGTTTAGTTGAATCAATTAAAGATGGTAACGGCACATACGAAGCTTATCGTGGTGGAAACAGGATGGTAAACTGGTTGTTTGCACACCAAGTATTATTAGCTAGTAATGACTATACCTGGCAACAACAAATTGAATTAATTCGCACATTTTTACATACAGCTTCTATATTTTATCAAAACCATACAAACTACGTAGAAGGAAATCACCAAACAAAAGGTGTTACTGCTTTGGCCTTAATTTCAATGCTTTTTCCTGAAATTAAAGGAACTGATAAATGGCAAGAGAGAGCCTTTAAACGTATTGAAGAACATTTAGAAAAAGAGGTTCATACTGATGGATTTCAATTCGAACGCGCTACTAGTTACCATAGCGGTGATATTCTAAATTATTTTTACACCTACCAACTAGCAAAAATAAATCATATTAAATTAAGACCTATTTGGGAAAGTAGAATAAAAGGCCTTTTTGATGCTTTAGTAAAAGTAGCTATGCCTGATAAAAATGCCCCTGCCTTACAAGATGGTGGTGGCCGCTTAGGCTTTATGAATATTAGCGGGACAATGGCTTTGGGTACTGCCCTATTTGGTGACTCTGGTTATAATTATTTTGCTTCAACTAATGTATCAGCTTCACATTATTGGTTTTTACAACAAAATCAATTAGACAAGCTAAAGACGGTAGAAAAAGCAACTCCAAACATAAGTTCTGTAATATTTCCTGAAACAGGTTATTATGTAATGAGACAAGGGTGGAAACCTGATGATTTATATATGATTATTAATGCGGGCTTAACACCTGAGAAGCCTGACCATCTTCATGGTGATATACTTGGAATAAATGGATATGCTAACGAAACCATGATATTACCCACTTTTACCGTTGGGTATAGTGATAAAGATTATCCTGAATTTAAAAACTCTTGGACAAAAAATGTTGTTCAAGTAGATTCTATACTACACGGAAGGGGTTGGATACCAAACGCTGGCAGAACGGGCTTTGGCAGCTGGGAAAAACTTCCTGTACCTAAAGTACTTGGGTGGAATAGCAATTTAGACTTTGATTTTTTTGCAGGTTCTCATGATGGGTATAATCATGTTGGTATAAAAACATACAGGAGTGTTTATTTTATTAAAGATGGTTTCTGGATTGTAAATGATCAATTAGTTTCTGATACAGGGCTACATACCATGCAGCAAATATGGCAAGGAAATTATACTTCAGAAATTGAAAACAAACATATTAAATCGACGTTTACCAATGGTTCTGGCCTTGATATTGTGCAATTGGGTGATGTTGCCGATAATATATCTCAAGCTTCAATACAAGAAAAAGTAAGATCTGTTTTTGAAAAGCGTTTTGAAGGTAAAGCTAACCTGATTACTCTTTTACTTCCGTTCAAAAACAAAAGTATAATTACTAATACAGATAACTTCATAGTTAATGGATGGCAAATATTCTCGGAGGGAAAACATCCTTCAAAAGTAAAATCAGATGCGAAAGTTATTCTTAAAAAAGATTCTAAATATCTGTTTATAGGAGCTTCTGAAGTAACAATCAATAAACATAAAATTTCAACTAAAAATCAAAAAACTGATTTATGGATTGAAGTCAGTAAAAAAGAACTTTCTGTAATAAATTGCGGAGTTACATTTGTCAATATAAAATGTGGTAATCAAACTAAAGAGGTTAAATCAGGAGCATCTTTTACTACAAAAAATAATTAA
- a CDS encoding multidrug effflux MFS transporter, whose protein sequence is MQEKQSKPNFEFIALMASLMSIVALSIDALLPALSNIGVSINNSSSTDHQLLITMIFLGLGVGQLFFGPLSDTYGRKPIIYIGFSVFIIASIICVFATSLEVMIVGRILQGIGLSAARTISISIIRDTFEGNYMAKVMSFVTAFFILVPVVAPAFGKIILESMGWKAIFFMQIFFSLIIGFWFWKRQPETLHPEFKVPFTKTVFIKGIKELIKHKETIACTMISGLITGAFLVYLSSAQHVFEDQYNLKETFPYLFAALAVSIGLSTFFNGTLVLRFGMRKLAFIALISFTTLSLIYVAMFWGGTNPSIGVLMVFLSMIFFSLGFIWGNMRSIAMEPIGHIAGIGAAITGFISTLISIPIATFIGSYVTDTVLPLFMGLGACGVTAIILFLIFRQPASEVVKSI, encoded by the coding sequence ATGCAAGAAAAACAATCTAAACCTAATTTTGAATTTATAGCTTTAATGGCATCTTTAATGTCTATTGTAGCACTTTCAATTGATGCATTATTGCCAGCATTATCAAATATAGGTGTTAGTATTAATAACAGTAGTTCTACAGATCATCAGTTATTAATTACAATGATATTTTTAGGCTTAGGTGTAGGTCAATTATTTTTTGGACCATTATCAGATACGTATGGTAGAAAGCCTATTATATATATTGGTTTTTCAGTATTTATTATAGCTAGTATTATATGTGTTTTTGCAACCTCATTGGAGGTTATGATAGTTGGTAGAATATTGCAAGGTATAGGTTTGTCTGCAGCCAGAACAATTTCTATATCTATAATTAGAGATACTTTTGAGGGAAATTACATGGCAAAAGTAATGTCATTTGTAACAGCTTTTTTCATATTAGTACCCGTTGTAGCACCAGCCTTTGGAAAAATTATTTTAGAGAGTATGGGGTGGAAAGCTATATTTTTTATGCAAATATTTTTTTCGTTAATAATAGGTTTTTGGTTCTGGAAAAGGCAACCAGAAACATTACATCCTGAGTTTAAAGTACCATTTACAAAAACAGTTTTTATTAAAGGAATTAAAGAACTTATAAAACATAAAGAAACTATTGCTTGTACTATGATTTCGGGTCTAATAACAGGAGCTTTTTTAGTGTATTTAAGTTCTGCCCAACATGTTTTTGAAGATCAATATAACTTAAAAGAAACATTCCCTTACTTATTTGCAGCCTTAGCTGTTTCAATAGGTTTATCTACTTTTTTTAACGGAACTTTAGTGTTACGGTTTGGAATGCGCAAACTAGCATTTATAGCCTTAATTTCTTTTACAACATTATCCTTAATTTATGTTGCTATGTTTTGGGGAGGTACAAACCCAAGTATAGGTGTGTTGATGGTTTTTTTATCAATGATATTCTTTTCTCTTGGTTTTATATGGGGAAACATGCGATCTATAGCTATGGAGCCGATTGGCCATATTGCAGGTATTGGGGCTGCTATAACAGGTTTTATATCTACACTTATTTCGATACCCATAGCTACGTTTATAGGTAGTTATGTTACAGATACCGTTTTGCCTTTATTTATGGGGTTAGGAGCTTGTGGTGTTACAGCGATTATTTTATTCTTGATTTTTAGACAACCAGCTTCAGAGGTTGTTAAAAGTATATGA